The following coding sequences lie in one uncultured Mailhella sp. genomic window:
- a CDS encoding phosphatidylserine decarboxylase family protein, with product MNKPSIGLAPEGAPIIGLLTILSLCSAILDWWPVTIAALILLWFSVHFFRDPERVVPQEENIAVSPADGRVVRMESRVDPMSGETRLCISIFMNIFSVHVNRVPVSGTITGIRYLPGKFLNAALDKASADNERCLWQMRDDNGDSWTFVQIAGLIARRIVPHAEQGDSLKRGQRFGMIRFGSRVDVYLPADYTSAVSIGENVFAGQTVLAKKSASEEA from the coding sequence ATGAACAAGCCAAGCATCGGCCTCGCCCCCGAAGGGGCTCCCATCATCGGCCTGCTGACGATCCTTTCCCTCTGCTCCGCCATTCTGGACTGGTGGCCCGTCACGATTGCGGCCCTCATCCTGCTGTGGTTTTCCGTCCATTTCTTCCGCGATCCCGAACGCGTGGTGCCGCAGGAGGAAAACATCGCCGTGAGTCCCGCCGACGGCCGCGTCGTCCGCATGGAATCCCGCGTGGATCCCATGAGCGGCGAAACCAGGCTGTGCATCTCCATCTTCATGAACATTTTCAGCGTACACGTGAACCGCGTTCCCGTCTCCGGCACCATCACCGGCATACGCTATCTGCCCGGCAAGTTCCTCAACGCCGCGCTGGACAAGGCTTCCGCCGACAACGAACGCTGCCTCTGGCAGATGCGCGACGACAACGGCGACTCCTGGACCTTCGTGCAGATCGCCGGACTCATCGCCCGCCGCATCGTGCCCCACGCCGAACAGGGCGATTCCCTCAAAAGAGGACAGCGTTTCGGCATGATACGTTTCGGCTCCCGCGTTGACGTCTATCTGCCCGCCGACTATACTTCTGCAGTTTCCATCGGCGAAAACGTCTTTGCCGGTCAGACTGTTCTGGCCAAGAAGTCCGCTTCCGAAGAAGCGTAA
- a CDS encoding Jag N-terminal domain-containing protein, which translates to MSESKEFLGKTLDAAIAEACSYYDVPREKLEIEIIEDAKTGIFGIVGARKAKIRARLATLPDFMQGSSAQEKSERQEGRRRGRNERRREKADASDAQKEEQRERKEKRQDAERENPEEKSERVLPAIRTAGVPALNPAGPSAEAEADEQDKTEDAEDAPRARRSRQNRGARKESAQKGEENDGLESSLPRVPLAELDQERLTEITKNIVSRLVAPILDMDPENVDLSVEIGEDRVQISVKSEDTGLLIGRDGQNLAAVQYLASRMITRAIGSQVRLQVDAGDYHVRQDSRLQELALALAEKVKATGKVQTTRPLSAYQRRVIHLALQDDPDVQTRSSGEGALKHVVILRRKD; encoded by the coding sequence ATGAGCGAATCCAAAGAATTTCTTGGTAAAACACTGGATGCGGCCATCGCGGAGGCGTGCTCCTATTACGATGTGCCCAGAGAAAAACTGGAAATAGAAATCATTGAAGACGCAAAAACGGGCATCTTCGGCATCGTAGGCGCCCGCAAGGCAAAAATACGCGCCCGCCTGGCAACGCTCCCCGACTTCATGCAGGGATCGTCCGCCCAGGAAAAATCCGAACGCCAGGAAGGCCGCCGCCGCGGACGCAACGAACGCCGCCGCGAAAAGGCCGACGCTTCGGACGCTCAGAAAGAAGAACAAAGAGAACGCAAGGAAAAACGCCAGGACGCGGAACGGGAAAATCCGGAAGAAAAATCCGAACGCGTGCTGCCCGCCATACGCACGGCGGGCGTGCCCGCTCTGAATCCGGCCGGCCCCAGCGCCGAAGCCGAAGCCGACGAGCAGGACAAGACCGAAGACGCCGAGGACGCTCCCCGCGCCCGCCGTTCCCGCCAGAATCGCGGTGCCCGCAAGGAATCCGCGCAGAAGGGCGAAGAGAACGACGGTCTGGAAAGCTCCCTGCCCCGCGTTCCCCTGGCCGAACTGGATCAGGAACGTCTCACGGAAATAACCAAGAACATCGTCAGCCGCCTGGTGGCCCCCATTCTGGACATGGATCCGGAAAACGTGGACCTCTCGGTGGAAATCGGCGAAGACCGCGTGCAGATTTCCGTGAAGAGCGAAGACACGGGTCTGCTCATCGGCCGCGACGGACAGAACCTCGCCGCCGTGCAGTACCTCGCCTCCCGCATGATTACGCGCGCCATCGGCTCGCAGGTGCGTCTGCAGGTCGATGCCGGCGACTATCACGTCCGCCAGGACTCCCGCCTGCAGGAACTCGCCCTCGCCCTCGCCGAAAAGGTGAAGGCCACCGGCAAGGTGCAGACCACCCGTCCGCTCAGCGCCTATCAGCGAAGAGTCATCCATCTGGCCCTTCAGGACGATCCCGACGTGCAGACGCGCAGTTCCGGCGAAGGGGCGCTCAAACACGTTGTCATCCTGCGCCGCAAGGACTAA
- the yidC gene encoding membrane protein insertase YidC, protein MDNRRLIISVVICIVLLFGWQAFSSYMGWIPEPAQPTAEEQAAAQAPAPVPAAPVVPVAKFEPSEGREVRVNTPLYEAVFHSGGGVLQSFRLKNYKASIAPDSPLFNMVSPAAATVAPMGLLVNGQPSWNMGQWSFDGSDVNLESGDATLTFVGELNGVRINRAITFHADTYLMDEKVTLTAAENSPATRISYNLGATDFSGKSNYDTMSMAWDLKGSLERDTDVDDLTKEGVMSSGEIYWAGVMTNYFLSAVLPEMGQNSVFKGRITDGGVWRAAVELQDVNLTAGQPSELKTSWWIGPKSRDLLDAAPNKLKSSIDMGLFTFLAVPLLKLLTIFEEFLGNWGFAIILLTILIKIVFWPLSRKSFKSMEQMKRLQPMMKQLQEKYKNDKEALSREMMQLYKTYGVNPMGGCLPILIQLPVFIALYQALLNCIELRHASFITYLPGTDIFWLADLSVKDPLYITPLVMGATMFLQQWLSPAMGDPQQRKIMLIMPVVFTVMFINFPSGLVLYWLCNNILSIIQQSWTLHKTK, encoded by the coding sequence ATGGATAACCGTCGCCTCATCATCTCCGTCGTCATCTGCATTGTCCTGCTCTTCGGCTGGCAGGCCTTTTCCTCCTACATGGGCTGGATTCCTGAACCCGCTCAGCCCACGGCCGAAGAACAGGCCGCTGCCCAGGCTCCGGCTCCCGTGCCCGCCGCTCCCGTGGTTCCCGTGGCCAAGTTCGAGCCTTCCGAAGGCCGCGAAGTCCGCGTGAACACCCCTCTGTACGAGGCCGTCTTCCATTCCGGCGGCGGCGTGCTCCAGTCGTTCCGGCTGAAGAACTACAAGGCCAGCATCGCTCCCGACTCCCCGCTGTTCAACATGGTTTCCCCCGCCGCCGCCACGGTGGCTCCCATGGGTCTGCTCGTCAACGGCCAGCCTTCCTGGAACATGGGACAGTGGAGCTTCGACGGTTCCGACGTCAATCTTGAAAGCGGCGACGCCACCCTCACCTTCGTGGGCGAACTGAACGGCGTGCGCATCAACCGCGCCATCACCTTCCACGCAGACACCTATCTCATGGATGAAAAGGTGACCCTCACCGCCGCCGAGAACTCCCCCGCCACCCGCATTTCCTACAACCTGGGCGCCACGGACTTCAGCGGCAAGAGCAACTACGACACCATGAGCATGGCCTGGGATCTCAAAGGCTCCCTCGAACGCGACACCGACGTGGACGACCTCACCAAGGAAGGCGTGATGAGCTCCGGCGAAATCTACTGGGCCGGCGTGATGACCAACTATTTCCTTTCCGCCGTGCTGCCCGAAATGGGTCAGAACAGCGTGTTCAAGGGCCGCATCACCGACGGAGGCGTCTGGCGCGCCGCCGTGGAACTGCAGGACGTGAACCTCACCGCCGGTCAGCCTTCCGAGCTCAAGACCTCCTGGTGGATAGGCCCCAAGAGCCGCGATCTGCTCGACGCGGCTCCCAACAAGCTGAAGTCCTCCATCGACATGGGACTTTTCACCTTCCTCGCCGTGCCGCTGCTCAAGCTGCTCACCATCTTTGAAGAATTCCTCGGCAACTGGGGCTTCGCCATCATTCTGCTGACCATTCTCATCAAAATCGTGTTCTGGCCGCTCTCCCGCAAGAGCTTCAAGTCCATGGAGCAGATGAAGAGACTCCAGCCCATGATGAAGCAGCTGCAGGAAAAGTACAAGAACGACAAGGAAGCCCTCAGCCGCGAAATGATGCAGCTCTACAAGACCTACGGCGTCAACCCCATGGGCGGCTGCCTCCCCATTCTCATTCAGCTGCCCGTGTTCATCGCCCTCTATCAGGCCCTGCTCAACTGCATCGAACTGCGTCACGCCTCCTTCATCACCTACCTGCCCGGCACCGACATCTTCTGGCTCGCCGACCTGTCCGTAAAGGATCCGCTCTACATCACGCCGCTCGTCATGGGCGCCACCATGTTCCTGCAGCAGTGGCTCAGCCCCGCCATGGGCGATCCGCAGCAGCGCAAGATCATGCTCATCATGCCCGTGGTATTCACGGTCATGTTCATCAACTTCCCCTCCGGCCTGGTGCTGTACTGGCTCTGCAACAACATTCTGTCCATCATCCAGCAGTCCTGGACCCTGCACAAAACCAAGTAG
- the yidD gene encoding membrane protein insertion efficiency factor YidD, protein MTLAQRLLILPIRFYKRCISPLYPPCCRFYPSCSTYAIQAIEMHGPVKGLWLAVRRILRCHPGNPGGFDPVPPLSNDHPSAPDADSQERHG, encoded by the coding sequence ATGACTCTCGCCCAGCGGCTTCTCATTCTGCCCATCCGGTTCTACAAGCGATGCATCTCGCCGCTGTATCCTCCCTGCTGCCGCTTCTATCCCTCCTGTTCCACCTACGCCATCCAGGCCATTGAAATGCACGGCCCCGTCAAGGGCCTCTGGCTGGCCGTAAGGCGCATCCTGCGCTGCCATCCCGGCAACCCGGGCGGCTTCGATCCTGTGCCCCCCCTCTCAAACGATCATCCCTCTGCGCCCGACGCAGACTCTCAGGAACGTCATGGATAA
- the rnpA gene encoding ribonuclease P protein component, whose product MSLTWPRERRITRRAEYTACYNGGERLFTKYFVVFARSSGTSGAGRLGLAVTKKCGNAVARNRIKRVLRAFFRLHQDEMPPMDIVVTPKKHLRADKFGLGLAEAELLPLLAELSSASAAGLDVSTPSGDPA is encoded by the coding sequence ATGTCACTGACCTGGCCCAGAGAACGACGCATCACCCGCAGGGCGGAATACACCGCCTGCTACAACGGGGGAGAGCGTCTGTTCACAAAATATTTCGTTGTGTTCGCCCGTAGCTCCGGCACGTCCGGAGCCGGGCGTCTCGGGCTTGCTGTCACAAAAAAATGCGGCAACGCCGTGGCGAGGAACCGCATCAAGCGCGTTCTTCGCGCTTTCTTCCGCCTGCATCAGGATGAAATGCCCCCCATGGACATTGTCGTCACGCCCAAAAAGCATCTGCGTGCCGACAAGTTCGGTCTCGGCCTCGCGGAAGCCGAACTTCTGCCTCTGCTCGCCGAACTCTCTTCCGCGTCGGCCGCCGGCCTCGACGTTTCCACGCCATCGGGAGATCCGGCATGA